One genomic segment of Hymenobacter psoromatis includes these proteins:
- a CDS encoding NUDIX domain-containing protein has product MTPPPTDFDPHHNPWQTLSTEAKYENPWISVREDQVLNPQGGAGIYGVVSMRNKAIGIVPLDEQGNTWLVGQYRYTLNEYSWEIPMGGGVIGVDPVASAQRELREETGLLAARWTHLARLHTSNSVTDEEGFVFLAQDLTQTEWEPEETEDLRLWKLPLTQAVDLVMRDVITDAISVAGLLKAEKFLAKGA; this is encoded by the coding sequence ATGACGCCGCCCCCCACCGACTTCGACCCCCACCACAATCCCTGGCAAACCCTGAGCACCGAAGCCAAATACGAAAACCCTTGGATAAGTGTGCGCGAAGACCAGGTGCTGAACCCCCAAGGCGGTGCCGGCATCTACGGCGTGGTATCGATGCGCAATAAGGCCATCGGCATCGTGCCCCTCGACGAGCAGGGCAATACCTGGCTCGTGGGCCAGTACCGCTACACCCTGAACGAATATTCCTGGGAAATTCCGATGGGCGGCGGCGTCATCGGCGTAGACCCCGTAGCCTCCGCCCAGCGGGAGCTGCGCGAAGAAACTGGCCTGCTCGCCGCCCGCTGGACCCACCTGGCCCGCCTGCACACTTCCAACTCCGTGACCGATGAAGAGGGCTTCGTTTTTCTGGCCCAGGACCTCACCCAAACGGAGTGGGAGCCCGAAGAAACTGAAGACCTGCGCCTCTGGAAGCTTCCCCTCACCCAAGCCGTGGACCTGGTAATGCGTGACGTTATTACCGACGCCATCAGCGTAGCCGGCCTACTGAAAGCCGAAAAGTTTTTGGCTAAAGGAGCGTAG
- a CDS encoding acyl-CoA dehydrogenase family protein, with amino-acid sequence MEATLATENQTMIAQMVRDFGQQHIKPHMMRWDETQEFPRELFHQLGELGLMGVLVPAQYGGAGFGYQEYVTAIVELSKIDGSIGLSMAAHNSLCTGHILQHASEEQKHQYLPRLASGEWLGAWGLTEPNTGSDAGNMRTTAVLDASGEYYILNGAKNFITHGRSGDVAVVIARTGNVGDSHGMTAFIVERGTPGFAGGRKEDKLGMRASETTELIFTDCRVPVGNVIGKVGDGFVQSLKVLDGGRISIAALSLGIAQGAFEAALQYSQERHQFNQPISNFQGISFKLADMATEIEAASLLTYRAAEMKDRGENVNLESAMAKLYASEVAVRTANEGVQIFGGYGYTKDYPAEKYYRDAKLCTIGEGTSEIQKLVIARALLK; translated from the coding sequence ATGGAAGCTACACTAGCCACCGAGAACCAGACCATGATTGCGCAGATGGTGCGCGATTTTGGCCAGCAGCACATCAAACCCCATATGATGCGCTGGGATGAAACCCAGGAATTTCCGCGCGAACTATTTCACCAGCTCGGCGAGCTGGGCCTAATGGGCGTGCTCGTGCCGGCGCAGTACGGCGGCGCAGGCTTTGGCTACCAGGAATATGTGACGGCTATCGTAGAGCTGTCCAAGATTGACGGTAGCATTGGCCTGAGCATGGCGGCCCACAACTCGCTTTGCACCGGGCACATCCTGCAGCACGCTTCTGAAGAGCAGAAGCACCAGTACCTGCCGCGCCTGGCCAGCGGCGAGTGGCTGGGAGCCTGGGGCCTCACCGAGCCCAACACCGGCTCCGACGCGGGCAACATGCGCACCACCGCCGTGCTCGATGCCAGCGGCGAGTACTACATTCTCAACGGGGCGAAGAACTTCATTACCCACGGCCGTAGCGGCGATGTGGCCGTCGTTATCGCCCGCACCGGTAACGTGGGCGACTCGCACGGCATGACGGCCTTCATCGTGGAGCGCGGCACGCCGGGCTTCGCGGGGGGTAGGAAAGAAGACAAGCTCGGCATGCGCGCCTCCGAGACGACCGAGCTGATTTTTACCGATTGCCGGGTGCCCGTTGGCAACGTGATTGGCAAGGTGGGTGATGGCTTCGTGCAAAGCCTGAAGGTGCTCGATGGCGGGCGCATCAGCATCGCGGCCCTGAGCCTGGGCATCGCGCAAGGAGCTTTTGAGGCGGCACTGCAGTACAGCCAGGAGCGGCACCAGTTCAACCAACCCATCAGCAACTTCCAGGGCATTTCCTTTAAGCTGGCCGACATGGCCACCGAGATTGAGGCCGCCAGCCTGCTTACCTACCGCGCCGCCGAAATGAAAGACCGCGGCGAAAACGTGAATCTGGAATCGGCGATGGCCAAGCTCTACGCCTCCGAAGTAGCCGTGCGCACCGCCAACGAGGGCGTGCAAATCTTCGGCGGCTACGGCTATACCAAAGACTACCCCGCCGAAAAATATTACCGCGACGCCAAGCTCTGCACCATTGGCGAGGGCACGAGCGAGATTCAGAAGCTCGTCATCGCGCGGGCTTTGTTGAAATAA
- a CDS encoding tyrosine-type recombinase/integrase — protein sequence MDEFLDFLRYEKRFSPHTVTSYQTDLTQFAAYLLAEYEERDLAQATHPLIRGWVVSLMSQDLDPRTVNRKVACLRSFYKFLLRTHRIAANPMLRVKAPKMAKKLPEFVPEESLNRLLNSFEFEDSFTGVRDQLVLETLYGTGVRLSELLGIMDDDLDSNAKTVRVTGKGNKQRLVPLNPSLLLVLEKYQARRAAEFGPAAAGSPLLRTDKGAPLYEKLVYRTVKKYLSQVSTSTAHQHPHALRHAFATHLLGKGADLNAIKELLGHASLAATQVYTHLSVDRLKSVFEQAHPRA from the coding sequence ATGGATGAATTCCTGGACTTTCTGCGCTACGAGAAGCGCTTTAGCCCGCATACCGTTACCTCCTACCAAACGGACCTCACGCAGTTTGCGGCATACCTGCTGGCCGAGTACGAGGAGCGCGACCTTGCCCAGGCCACCCATCCGCTCATCCGGGGCTGGGTAGTAAGCCTAATGAGCCAGGACCTGGACCCGCGCACCGTGAACCGCAAGGTGGCCTGCTTGCGCTCGTTCTACAAGTTTTTGCTGCGCACGCACCGCATTGCGGCCAACCCAATGCTGCGCGTGAAGGCTCCGAAAATGGCGAAGAAGCTCCCCGAATTCGTGCCCGAAGAGTCTTTGAACCGGCTGCTGAATTCGTTTGAGTTTGAAGACAGCTTCACTGGCGTGCGCGACCAGCTGGTGCTCGAAACGCTCTACGGCACCGGTGTTCGCCTCTCTGAATTATTAGGAATCATGGACGACGACCTGGACAGCAACGCCAAAACCGTGCGCGTAACGGGCAAGGGTAACAAGCAGCGCCTAGTGCCGCTAAACCCGTCGCTGCTGCTGGTGCTGGAAAAATACCAAGCCCGGCGCGCTGCTGAGTTTGGCCCTGCGGCAGCGGGTAGCCCACTGCTGCGTACTGATAAGGGCGCGCCGCTCTACGAAAAACTGGTGTACCGTACGGTGAAAAAATACCTAAGTCAGGTTTCGACATCCACGGCGCATCAGCACCCGCACGCACTGCGCCACGCCTTTGCTACCCACCTGCTGGGCAAGGGAGCTGACCTCAATGCTATTAAGGAGTTGCTGGGTCACGCTAGCCTGGCGGCTACGCAAGTGTACACTCACCTGTCCGTAGACCGCTTGAAATCCGTATTTGAACAAGCCCACCCGCGGGCATAA
- a CDS encoding phosphosulfolactate synthase encodes MNYSLSQLPERTPKPREQGFTMMMDKGLSLREVEDYLEVAAPYTDIVKLGWATSYVVPNLQRKLDAYRAGGIPVYLGGTLFEAFIIRNQFDDYRRLLDSFGLEYAEVSDGSIDLPHDRKCEFIRELSKSVKVLSEVGSKDAEKIIPPYKWISQMQSELEAGAIKVIGEAREGGNVGLFRSTGEVRSGLVEEILTKIPSERIIWEAPQKAQQVWFIKLLGANVNLGNIAPNEMVSLETIRLGLRGDTFTHFLDMDAVDPMFHPAPKTGKPGTSMPRG; translated from the coding sequence ATGAACTACTCGCTTTCTCAGCTGCCCGAACGCACCCCGAAACCCCGTGAGCAGGGCTTTACCATGATGATGGATAAGGGCCTCAGCCTACGGGAGGTGGAAGACTACCTGGAGGTGGCGGCCCCCTACACCGACATTGTGAAGCTGGGCTGGGCCACGTCCTATGTAGTGCCCAACTTGCAGCGCAAGCTGGATGCCTACCGCGCGGGCGGTATCCCGGTGTACCTGGGCGGCACGCTCTTCGAGGCGTTTATCATCCGCAATCAGTTTGATGACTACCGACGGCTGCTCGACAGCTTTGGGCTGGAGTACGCGGAGGTGTCGGATGGCAGCATCGACTTGCCCCACGACCGCAAGTGCGAGTTCATTCGGGAGCTGAGCAAGTCGGTGAAGGTGCTAAGTGAGGTGGGCTCGAAGGATGCGGAGAAGATTATTCCGCCCTACAAGTGGATTTCGCAGATGCAGAGCGAGCTGGAGGCCGGGGCCATCAAGGTCATCGGCGAGGCCCGTGAGGGCGGCAACGTGGGCCTGTTTCGTAGCACGGGCGAAGTGCGCTCGGGGCTGGTAGAGGAGATTCTGACCAAGATTCCCTCCGAGCGCATCATCTGGGAAGCACCGCAGAAGGCACAGCAGGTGTGGTTTATCAAGCTGCTGGGGGCCAATGTGAACCTCGGCAACATCGCCCCCAATGAGATGGTGAGCCTCGAAACTATCCGCCTGGGTTTGCGCGGCGACACTTTCACCCACTTCCTGGATATGGACGCCGTGGACCCCATGTTCCACCCCGCTCCCAAGACTGGCAAGCCAGGCACGTCGATGCCGCGGGGGTAG
- a CDS encoding tyrosine-protein phosphatase, which translates to MVDFWKQLFGSRPADASAGLPAALPFAELGVDMHSHLLPGLDDGAETVAHSLDLLRELRALGFRKLVMTPHIMGDFYKNTPAGIRAALATLRAAATEAGLGDVVLECAAEYYLDEWLGHKLADGTEMLTFGGEQRYLLFETSYMNEAFNLQTTIFELQAAGYRPVLAHPERYVYLYGRFAEIEKLRHEYGVLLQLNLNSLAGYYSPAARQVAEKMIDAGLVDFVGTDTHHLRHTAALGSKTVKSSYFRKLMALPLLNPTL; encoded by the coding sequence ATGGTGGATTTCTGGAAGCAACTGTTTGGCAGTCGGCCAGCCGATGCCAGCGCGGGTCTTCCGGCTGCCCTGCCCTTCGCGGAGTTGGGGGTTGATATGCACTCGCATTTGCTGCCGGGCCTTGACGACGGGGCCGAAACCGTAGCGCACAGCCTCGACCTATTGCGCGAGTTGCGGGCGCTGGGCTTTCGCAAGCTAGTGATGACCCCCCACATCATGGGCGATTTTTATAAGAATACGCCGGCTGGCATTCGGGCGGCGCTGGCTACGCTGCGCGCAGCGGCCACCGAAGCCGGCCTGGGCGACGTGGTGCTGGAGTGCGCCGCCGAATACTACCTCGACGAGTGGCTGGGCCATAAGCTGGCCGACGGCACGGAGATGCTGACCTTCGGCGGCGAGCAGCGCTACCTGCTCTTCGAAACTTCTTACATGAACGAGGCATTTAACCTGCAAACTACCATTTTTGAGCTGCAAGCCGCGGGTTACCGCCCGGTGCTAGCCCACCCCGAGCGCTATGTGTACCTCTACGGCCGCTTTGCGGAGATAGAGAAGCTGCGCCACGAATACGGCGTGCTGCTTCAGCTCAACCTCAATTCGCTGGCAGGCTACTACTCGCCAGCCGCCCGGCAGGTAGCCGAAAAGATGATTGACGCCGGGCTGGTCGATTTTGTGGGTACCGACACCCACCACCTGCGCCACACGGCCGCGCTAGGGTCCAAGACCGTGAAATCATCGTATTTCCGCAAGCTGATGGCGCTGCCCTTGCTTAATCCTACTCTTTAG
- the rpsU gene encoding 30S ribosomal protein S21, whose amino-acid sequence MIIVQIKDNETVDRALKRFKKKFERTGVLKELRRRTFFQKPSITKRKLKQKAVYKLATYGPESEA is encoded by the coding sequence ATGATTATCGTTCAAATCAAAGACAACGAAACCGTTGACCGTGCGCTGAAACGCTTCAAGAAAAAATTCGAGCGCACCGGCGTGCTGAAAGAGCTGCGTCGCCGCACGTTCTTCCAGAAGCCCAGCATCACCAAGCGCAAGCTCAAGCAGAAGGCAGTGTACAAACTCGCTACCTACGGTCCCGAAAGCGAGGCGTAG
- a CDS encoding NAD-dependent epimerase/dehydratase family protein, which produces MIFLTGGTGLIGSFVLRGLRARGLAVRALYRGPTPPAGPEGVEWLAGELADTSLLAAALTPDVTHVLHCAGLVSYAPQDEDALLHVNVEGTAAVVDACLRCPGVRLGYVSSVAALGQPAPTEASAGAAPTPLLLDEAATWDLGARHSAYATSKYLAELEVWRGVAEGLSAVIVNPAIVLGPGDWDRSSTRLLRYAYDEHLFYTPGQLSFVDARDVAAHLLRLTLDLPQLPAARYVLSGGTYPLGELLTKLAQALGRRPPSVAVPTWAAEVIWRVEHTRSVLTRARPLITRDTARAGRQPVFYDTRKVQLATGLGFHSLDETVAWLAQTLETNRMSRP; this is translated from the coding sequence ATGATTTTCCTCACCGGTGGTACGGGCCTGATTGGCTCGTTTGTGCTGCGGGGGTTGCGGGCGCGGGGATTGGCCGTGCGGGCGCTGTACCGCGGCCCTACCCCCCCCGCCGGGCCCGAAGGCGTGGAGTGGCTGGCCGGCGAGCTGGCCGATACCAGTCTGCTGGCGGCGGCCCTCACGCCCGACGTGACGCACGTGCTGCACTGCGCCGGCCTGGTATCGTACGCGCCGCAGGACGAGGACGCGCTGCTGCACGTGAACGTAGAGGGCACCGCCGCTGTAGTCGATGCCTGCCTGCGCTGCCCCGGCGTGCGGCTGGGCTACGTGTCGTCGGTGGCGGCGCTGGGGCAGCCCGCGCCAACCGAAGCCTCTGCCGGCGCGGCCCCTACCCCCCTGCTACTGGATGAAGCCGCTACCTGGGACCTGGGCGCGCGCCATTCGGCCTATGCCACCAGCAAGTACTTGGCCGAGCTGGAGGTGTGGCGCGGCGTGGCCGAAGGACTATCGGCCGTTATCGTCAACCCGGCCATCGTGCTGGGGCCAGGCGACTGGGACCGGAGCAGTACCCGGCTGTTGCGCTACGCTTACGATGAGCACCTTTTTTACACCCCCGGCCAGCTCAGCTTCGTGGATGCACGCGACGTGGCGGCCCACCTGTTGCGCCTCACCCTCGACCTGCCGCAACTGCCCGCCGCGCGCTACGTGCTCAGCGGCGGCACTTACCCCCTGGGCGAACTGCTAACCAAGCTGGCCCAGGCGCTGGGCCGCCGCCCGCCCAGCGTGGCCGTGCCTACCTGGGCCGCCGAGGTTATCTGGCGCGTGGAGCATACTCGCTCGGTGCTGACCAGGGCGCGGCCCCTCATCACCCGCGATACGGCGCGGGCCGGCCGGCAGCCAGTATTTTACGACACCCGCAAGGTGCAGCTTGCCACCGGCCTGGGCTTTCATTCGCTGGATGAAACTGTGGCCTGGCTGGCCCAAACCCTCGAAACGAACCGGATGAGCCGGCCGTAG
- a CDS encoding polysaccharide biosynthesis/export family protein, with amino-acid sequence MFQLTKGADGVIDTAKLRRLVNRTDRNYRIHANDILSVQVFTNKGERLIDPNGELQFGAPSLGVAPITTTPAGGSLGQRNVGQGAGSSGGNTQFVVQADGTVRLPLVNRVSVAGLTLIKADSVLQGRYNEYYKETFVKTAVANNRVIILGAPGGQVVSLANDNMNLLEVLALAGGADGGGASGGNSIARYGGRVSNIRIIRGDLKNPQVQFIDLSTLEGMRRGNLQIEPNDIIYIEPIRRPLLDALADAGPVFSATSTLLSAISIIFTIIVISRQKN; translated from the coding sequence ATGTTTCAGCTGACGAAGGGAGCTGATGGAGTCATTGATACGGCAAAGCTACGGCGGCTGGTCAACCGCACCGACCGCAACTACCGCATTCACGCCAATGATATCCTGAGTGTGCAGGTTTTTACCAATAAAGGCGAGCGGCTCATCGACCCCAATGGTGAGCTGCAATTTGGCGCACCAAGTTTGGGGGTAGCCCCAATTACTACGACGCCGGCGGGGGGTAGCCTTGGTCAGCGCAACGTGGGCCAAGGCGCGGGTTCCAGCGGCGGCAATACCCAGTTTGTGGTGCAGGCCGATGGCACAGTTCGCCTACCCCTCGTAAACCGGGTAAGCGTAGCGGGCCTGACGCTGATAAAAGCCGATAGCGTACTGCAAGGGCGTTATAATGAGTATTATAAAGAAACTTTTGTTAAAACGGCCGTCGCCAACAACCGGGTCATTATTCTAGGGGCACCGGGCGGGCAGGTTGTTTCGCTGGCCAATGATAATATGAATCTACTAGAAGTGCTGGCCCTTGCCGGTGGGGCTGACGGCGGCGGGGCCAGTGGCGGCAACAGCATCGCGCGTTATGGTGGCCGAGTTAGTAATATTCGGATTATTCGGGGGGATTTAAAAAATCCGCAGGTGCAATTTATTGACCTAAGTACGCTGGAAGGAATGCGACGCGGCAATTTACAAATAGAACCGAATGACATTATTTATATTGAACCCATCAGGCGGCCGCTTCTAGATGCTTTGGCTGATGCCGGCCCAGTCTTCAGCGCGACTTCTACCCTGTTGAGTGCCATAAGCATTATTTTTACTATTATCGTTATCTCCCGACAGAAGAATTAA
- a CDS encoding tetratricopeptide repeat protein: MNEPFDDPRAAQDTVRRYEQMLAADETAFFDLEEFEVIIDHYVTSAAFDKAQQACEAALGQYPFSTELLIDRAQIAAMRGDYAEAERQIASVATRDPDNADVAVTRGIIATQRGDFDEAVRFFQSALERNPDREDIHFNLGLAYQSWHKFKSAARHYKHSLRLQPDNETTVQELLNCLETTERLLEHEEFFQRFTDDDPYSATAWYNLGQYYYRLEKWEQAAAAFDYAIVIEGDFYDAHHWLADTFVCQQDYTRAIGEFELSYPTGEPTDEALCNIGECYEKLREWEKSRQYYRKALELNPEMDEAWFGQGVLLQEQERPYEALHFFRKAVELYGDSSEYWAALGAAENQVGNIVSALEAYEKATEVSPDDATGWVSWSAILYEQGHYEEAIDLLRHAEELHPHEAHFHYMLCAYLLAAGRLREAYQQLETALTLNFEQHSLLFDYFPELEKQPALQRLIDQFRK, encoded by the coding sequence ATGAACGAACCATTTGACGACCCGCGAGCAGCCCAGGATACCGTGCGACGCTACGAACAGATGCTAGCGGCTGACGAAACCGCCTTTTTTGACTTAGAAGAGTTTGAAGTAATTATTGACCACTACGTAACCTCGGCCGCATTCGATAAAGCTCAGCAAGCCTGCGAGGCGGCCCTGGGCCAGTACCCTTTCTCAACCGAACTGCTCATCGACCGCGCCCAAATAGCCGCTATGCGTGGCGATTACGCCGAGGCTGAGCGCCAGATTGCCAGCGTAGCCACCCGCGACCCCGACAACGCCGATGTGGCCGTAACCCGCGGCATTATTGCCACCCAGCGCGGCGATTTTGACGAGGCCGTGCGCTTTTTTCAGAGTGCGTTGGAGCGCAACCCCGACCGCGAAGACATTCACTTTAACCTGGGCTTGGCTTACCAAAGCTGGCACAAGTTTAAGAGCGCGGCCCGGCACTATAAGCACAGCTTACGCTTGCAGCCCGACAATGAAACCACCGTGCAGGAGCTGCTCAACTGCCTCGAAACCACCGAGCGGCTGCTGGAGCACGAGGAGTTTTTTCAGCGATTCACCGACGATGACCCCTATTCGGCCACGGCCTGGTACAACCTGGGGCAGTATTACTACCGGCTCGAAAAGTGGGAGCAGGCGGCGGCCGCGTTTGACTACGCCATCGTTATTGAGGGCGATTTTTATGACGCTCACCACTGGCTGGCCGACACCTTCGTGTGCCAGCAGGACTATACCCGCGCCATCGGCGAGTTCGAACTGAGCTACCCTACCGGCGAGCCGACCGATGAGGCACTCTGTAACATTGGGGAGTGCTACGAGAAGCTGCGCGAGTGGGAAAAATCCCGCCAGTATTACCGCAAGGCGCTCGAACTCAACCCCGAGATGGACGAAGCGTGGTTTGGGCAAGGCGTGCTGCTGCAAGAACAGGAGCGGCCTTACGAGGCCCTGCACTTCTTCCGCAAAGCGGTGGAATTGTACGGCGATAGCAGCGAGTACTGGGCGGCGCTGGGAGCGGCCGAAAACCAGGTGGGCAACATCGTAAGCGCCCTCGAAGCCTACGAGAAAGCCACCGAAGTATCGCCCGACGATGCCACCGGCTGGGTGAGCTGGAGCGCCATTCTCTACGAGCAGGGCCACTACGAGGAGGCCATCGACCTGCTGCGGCACGCCGAGGAGCTGCACCCGCACGAAGCGCATTTTCACTATATGCTGTGCGCCTACCTGCTGGCCGCCGGCCGGTTGCGCGAGGCGTATCAGCAGCTCGAAACGGCCCTTACCCTCAACTTTGAGCAGCACTCGCTGCTGTTCGACTACTTCCCCGAGCTGGAAAAACAGCCCGCTTTGCAGCGGCTTATTGACCAGTTTCGCAAGTAG
- a CDS encoding polysaccharide biosynthesis tyrosine autokinase → MALSENAELEELIRRATTDADVAPPPGAGRVPDDDSEAGDSFDLSTLVLVARRSLLWVILLLLLGITASWLYLRYTKPIYEATSTLKIDERSDASALGIGALPGASAEGNGASQLAGELELIKSDLTYKRLKQAVPLDVNYYAQGTVLENELFEACPYKVNYTVSDPVYYNHKFNVEYLDPRHYHLSVVVGAQTLGGDYEVGREVQLPGIHLRLSSTSTDNPVTPDANYHFVLLDDNTINTYLNRNLKVEVLNPSANTIQISFQDNNRLKAQRIVNALDTVYHDVKLAYKQENTRNSLAYLDQQLKENGKNLAQAEDNLQSFVERNKTYDAKGELSSITSGLEKIETDDLALQQKLVLLAEVGRLAAQDRLTPSDEVTVAQTIPGLTLLGDPVLTQQLNSLNMLQQNLRRVRRSYQDQTEAVQGLLAQVNFAQSTLQRQLLDAQKQLRTQLALLASQRAKLDGQLQTLPGKETEQERLRRPLGLYSNSYQMLLEKKVDYNIKNAGTTADFQILSPGYAPDAPISPKRLLVYAIGIAGGLILGLGLIGTRYLLHNTITSVNELERNTKASVLGVIPTYEKEQLNVSRMVVDKNPKSSVSEAIRSIRTNLDFISPSSKKRLISVTSTISGEGKTFVTVNLAGIIALSGQRVVVLDLDMRKPKVNLAFDAPNVRGISTILIDRHSVAECVQHTSIESLDFISAGPTPPNPSELILNPRFDQMLEELKRTYDVILIDTPPVGLVTDGILIMRKADVPIYIVRANYSRKTFLKNMNRLMRNNQFSRMSTILNDAKAQGAYGYGYGYGYGYGYGYGTQQSMGYYEEPTPKPTLGARIKGLFS, encoded by the coding sequence ATGGCACTAAGCGAAAACGCAGAGTTAGAAGAGCTAATTCGCCGGGCCACTACCGACGCGGATGTAGCCCCGCCGCCCGGCGCGGGCAGGGTGCCGGACGATGATAGCGAAGCCGGTGACAGCTTCGACTTGAGTACGCTCGTGCTGGTGGCGCGCCGCAGCCTACTGTGGGTAATTCTGCTGCTGCTGCTGGGCATTACGGCCTCCTGGCTCTATCTGCGCTACACGAAACCGATTTACGAGGCTACCTCTACGCTCAAGATAGATGAGCGCAGCGACGCGAGCGCGCTGGGCATTGGGGCACTGCCAGGTGCCAGTGCGGAAGGCAACGGAGCCTCGCAACTAGCTGGCGAGCTGGAGCTGATAAAATCGGACCTGACCTATAAGCGCCTCAAACAGGCCGTGCCCCTAGACGTAAATTATTATGCCCAAGGCACGGTACTAGAGAATGAGTTGTTTGAGGCTTGCCCCTATAAGGTTAACTATACCGTCAGCGACCCGGTTTACTACAACCATAAGTTTAATGTCGAATACCTCGACCCCCGGCATTATCACCTTAGTGTAGTAGTGGGCGCGCAGACGCTAGGCGGCGATTACGAGGTGGGGCGCGAAGTGCAACTGCCCGGCATTCACTTGCGGTTATCGTCTACCTCCACTGACAATCCGGTAACTCCCGACGCGAATTACCACTTCGTATTACTGGATGATAATACCATCAATACCTACCTGAATCGTAACCTGAAAGTCGAAGTTTTGAATCCAAGTGCGAACACGATTCAAATTTCTTTTCAGGACAATAACCGCCTGAAGGCGCAACGCATTGTGAACGCGCTCGATACCGTTTACCACGATGTGAAGCTGGCTTATAAGCAGGAAAATACCCGGAACTCCCTAGCCTATCTGGACCAGCAATTAAAGGAAAATGGGAAAAACCTGGCCCAGGCGGAGGATAACCTGCAAAGCTTTGTGGAGCGAAATAAAACCTATGACGCGAAAGGTGAGCTGAGTAGTATCACGAGTGGATTGGAAAAAATTGAGACCGACGACCTAGCGTTGCAGCAGAAGCTAGTGCTGCTGGCCGAAGTAGGCCGCCTGGCCGCGCAGGACCGCCTAACGCCCAGTGACGAAGTGACGGTGGCCCAGACGATTCCGGGCCTGACCCTGCTGGGTGACCCGGTCTTGACGCAACAGCTTAATAGCCTGAATATGCTGCAGCAAAACCTGCGGCGCGTACGGCGCTCGTACCAAGACCAGACAGAAGCCGTGCAGGGCCTGCTGGCCCAGGTCAATTTTGCGCAATCGACGTTGCAACGACAATTGCTGGATGCCCAGAAACAGCTGCGCACGCAGCTAGCCCTGCTAGCCAGCCAGCGCGCCAAGCTAGATGGGCAGCTCCAGACCCTGCCAGGCAAGGAAACGGAGCAGGAGCGCCTGAGACGGCCGCTGGGGCTATATAGCAACAGCTACCAGATGCTGCTCGAGAAAAAGGTTGATTACAACATTAAGAACGCCGGTACGACCGCCGACTTTCAGATTTTGTCGCCGGGCTATGCACCTGATGCGCCCATTTCGCCGAAACGGCTGCTGGTATACGCTATTGGCATTGCGGGTGGCCTCATCCTGGGGTTGGGCCTGATTGGCACGCGCTACCTGCTGCACAACACTATCACGAGCGTTAATGAGCTGGAACGCAATACCAAAGCGTCCGTGCTGGGCGTCATTCCGACCTACGAAAAGGAGCAGCTGAACGTATCGCGGATGGTGGTGGATAAAAACCCGAAATCGTCGGTGTCGGAGGCTATTCGCTCGATTCGAACCAACCTCGATTTTATTAGTCCTTCCAGTAAAAAACGGCTGATTTCGGTCACTTCAACGATTTCGGGCGAGGGCAAAACGTTCGTAACGGTAAATCTGGCTGGCATTATTGCCTTATCGGGGCAGCGTGTCGTCGTGCTCGACCTGGATATGCGCAAGCCCAAGGTGAACCTTGCGTTCGATGCTCCAAACGTGCGGGGCATCAGCACGATTCTCATCGACCGGCATTCGGTAGCCGAGTGCGTGCAGCACACCAGCATTGAGTCGCTGGACTTTATTTCGGCCGGCCCTACCCCCCCCAATCCATCGGAGCTGATTCTGAACCCGCGCTTCGACCAGATGCTGGAGGAGCTAAAGCGCACCTACGACGTTATTCTGATTGATACGCCGCCCGTAGGCTTGGTTACGGACGGCATCCTCATCATGCGCAAAGCCGACGTGCCGATTTACATCGTGCGGGCCAATTATTCGCGCAAAACCTTCCTCAAAAATATGAACCGGCTGATGCGCAATAACCAGTTCTCGCGCATGTCTACTATCCTCAACGATGCCAAGGCGCAGGGCGCGTATGGCTACGGGTATGGCTACGGGTATGGCTACGGCTACGGCTATGGCACGCAGCAGAGCATGGGCTACTATGAGGAGCCTACCCCCAAACCCACGCTGGGCGCGCGCATCAAAGGGCTTTTTAGTTAA